From one Luteolibacter sp. SL250 genomic stretch:
- a CDS encoding PEP-CTERM sorting domain-containing protein, whose product MTRTILPFLAFAGSAHAAILIQDNFNDATAAHINGRAPSTNLVNSNNWTATVTADSMKLDGSGQLMLGTNLNRTAGISLGSNYFTTNPGIYELSYTITHPSNYGNSWVGFGFTAGLTTEQNLTDSGTAAGPWLFYRANGDVNVRPGGGTTGNVLLSTTYTAGAPVTFKFVLNTIATQWTYDLYVNGVPQDVNGGSAGNTYTYATNSNPALNYIALGTGASGGSGTSTGDNFTFALVPEPSHALMLVASAGLFALRRRRNS is encoded by the coding sequence ATGACCCGCACCATCCTGCCCTTTCTTGCCTTCGCCGGATCCGCCCACGCGGCGATCCTCATCCAGGACAACTTCAACGACGCGACGGCAGCCCATATCAACGGGCGGGCTCCCAGCACCAACCTGGTGAATTCCAACAACTGGACCGCCACCGTAACCGCGGATTCCATGAAGTTGGACGGATCCGGACAGCTGATGTTGGGCACGAATCTCAACCGGACGGCAGGGATCTCCCTTGGGAGCAATTACTTCACCACGAATCCCGGGATTTACGAACTGTCCTACACGATCACCCACCCGTCGAACTACGGAAATTCCTGGGTGGGTTTCGGTTTCACCGCCGGCCTGACCACGGAACAGAATCTGACCGATTCGGGTACCGCGGCCGGTCCTTGGTTGTTCTATCGGGCGAACGGAGATGTCAACGTGAGACCGGGCGGCGGCACCACCGGAAATGTGCTCCTTTCCACCACCTACACGGCTGGAGCTCCCGTCACCTTCAAATTTGTCCTGAACACGATCGCGACCCAGTGGACCTACGACCTCTATGTGAATGGTGTCCCCCAGGACGTCAATGGTGGTTCGGCTGGAAACACCTACACTTATGCCACCAACTCCAACCCAGCGCTCAATTACATCGCGCTTGGGACCGGAGCGAGCGGAGGCAGTGGAACATCCACGGGTGACAATTTCACGTTCGCCTTGGTTCCGGAGCCCTCCCACGCGTTGATGCTGGTGGCTTCCGCGGGTCTTTTCGCGCTGCGCCGCCGCAGAAACTCCTGA
- the rlmB gene encoding 23S rRNA (guanosine(2251)-2'-O)-methyltransferase RlmB — MKPRPQHGNFNKQARENRHVKPQEPEQSVPSLDEDDLMAIVREQAVPFVLILDCVQDPHNLGAILRTADGAGVHAVVAPKDKAVGITETVRRISVGAADHVPFAQVTNLARTMERLKEAGLWFVGTSDRATKSIFEQDLKGPLALVLGAEEKGMRRLTEENCDFLVSIPMAGKVECLNVSVATGVCLFEAVRQRRVGP; from the coding sequence ATGAAGCCCCGCCCGCAACACGGAAACTTCAACAAACAGGCCCGTGAGAACCGCCACGTGAAGCCGCAGGAGCCGGAACAGAGCGTTCCGTCCCTGGATGAAGACGACCTCATGGCCATCGTCCGCGAGCAGGCCGTGCCCTTCGTCCTGATCCTGGACTGCGTGCAGGACCCCCACAACCTCGGGGCCATCCTCCGCACGGCGGACGGAGCGGGTGTGCATGCCGTCGTCGCGCCGAAGGACAAGGCCGTCGGCATCACGGAAACCGTGCGCCGCATTTCCGTGGGCGCGGCGGACCATGTACCCTTCGCCCAGGTGACCAACCTTGCCCGAACCATGGAACGGCTCAAGGAGGCCGGCTTATGGTTCGTCGGTACCTCGGACCGCGCGACGAAGTCGATCTTCGAGCAAGACCTGAAAGGCCCGCTGGCGCTGGTGCTGGGGGCTGAGGAAAAGGGCATGCGCCGCCTCACGGAAGAGAACTGCGACTTCCTCGTTTCCATCCCCATGGCCGGAAAGGTCGAGTGCCTCAACGTCTCCGTGGCGACCGGGGTGTGCCTCTTCGAGGCGGTGCGGCAGCGCCGGGTCGGTCCGTGA
- a CDS encoding permease — protein MSADSQQDFALAFLSILFEGAPFILLGTLISGFIDIYLPAGTMDRFLPKNKILAVLTAGLLGAVFPVCECAVVPVIRRLVKKGLPVSCALTYMLAAPIVNPITALSTWKAFQGQGAGMMTSGRLILGFLIAVLVGLIVSRMRLSSVLKPKLVESLSASSPAPAKDAACCDHDHHHHDHDHADGCCGHDHGHGHHHHAKDDNRMVAAFRSAMKDFVDVGVYFTIGVAITALFNTGIAPGAEWLDSVAGNPVGAPAALMVLAFVLSLCSTSDAFIAATLHKFTWGAKLAFLTFGPMMDVKLLFLYQTVLNKRFIAALAVGLFVAIGAAAIFWQEIVLKTP, from the coding sequence ATGTCTGCTGATTCGCAACAGGACTTTGCGCTCGCGTTTCTGAGCATTCTCTTTGAGGGCGCTCCGTTCATCCTGCTAGGGACGCTCATCAGCGGCTTCATCGACATCTACCTGCCTGCGGGCACGATGGATCGCTTCCTGCCGAAGAACAAGATCCTCGCCGTGCTCACCGCCGGCCTTCTGGGGGCCGTCTTTCCGGTCTGCGAATGCGCCGTGGTGCCCGTCATCCGCCGTCTGGTGAAGAAGGGCCTGCCGGTTTCCTGCGCGCTCACCTACATGCTCGCCGCGCCGATCGTGAACCCCATCACCGCGCTGAGCACCTGGAAGGCCTTCCAGGGCCAGGGGGCGGGCATGATGACCAGCGGCCGCCTCATCCTCGGCTTCCTGATCGCCGTTCTCGTCGGACTCATCGTCTCCCGCATGCGGCTCTCCTCCGTCCTGAAGCCGAAGCTGGTGGAAAGCCTGTCCGCCTCCAGTCCGGCCCCGGCCAAGGATGCCGCCTGCTGTGATCATGACCATCATCATCACGACCACGATCATGCCGATGGCTGCTGCGGGCATGACCATGGCCACGGACACCACCACCACGCGAAAGACGACAACCGGATGGTCGCTGCGTTCCGGTCCGCGATGAAGGACTTCGTGGATGTGGGCGTCTATTTCACCATCGGCGTTGCCATCACCGCCCTGTTCAACACCGGCATCGCCCCCGGTGCGGAGTGGCTGGACAGCGTCGCCGGGAACCCGGTGGGGGCCCCTGCCGCGCTCATGGTGCTGGCCTTCGTGCTCAGCCTCTGCAGCACCTCTGACGCGTTCATCGCCGCCACTCTCCACAAGTTCACCTGGGGTGCGAAGCTCGCCTTCCTCACCTTCGGGCCGATGATGGATGTGAAGCTGCTGTTCCTCTACCAGACGGTGCTGAACAAGCGCTTCATCGCCGCCCTCGCCGTCGGCCTTTTCGTCGCCATCGGCGCCGCCGCCATCTTCTGGCAGGAAATCGTCCTGAAAACCCCATGA